In Dyadobacter subterraneus, a single genomic region encodes these proteins:
- a CDS encoding zinc-dependent alcohol dehydrogenase: MRAAVFHKPGDISVDNVPDPEILDPRDIILKVTSTAICGSDLHIMSGSVPQKEDMVLGHEFMGIVEEVGSAITNLKKGDRVVVPFPISCGQCFFCKHEASPACENSNFKHYGPNGDMLDQKGGALFGYTDLYGGYSGGQAQYVRVPYADISPRIVPDNMTDEQVLFLTDIFPTGWSAIDWAQLKGGEVVAIFGSGPVGLMAQKAAWINGASRVIAIDPLNYRLDKAKRVNKVDTLNPKEVDVVQAIRDMTGGRGADVCVDAVGFEPERSFLDKAKAAINFEVGSPKVLEMCFEAVRRMGTVSIVGVYGSTYDNFPMHRIFDKGITIKQGQAPVLNYIDHLIDLVKEEKVVLDDIITHTLSLEDAAHGYKIFQEKEEDCVKVVLKP, translated from the coding sequence ATGAGAGCAGCCGTATTTCACAAACCAGGCGATATTAGCGTGGACAACGTTCCGGATCCGGAAATCCTTGATCCAAGAGATATTATTCTTAAAGTAACATCCACGGCCATTTGTGGGTCAGATCTTCATATTATGAGTGGTTCTGTACCTCAAAAAGAAGATATGGTTTTGGGTCACGAATTTATGGGAATTGTAGAGGAAGTTGGCTCTGCGATTACTAATCTTAAAAAGGGAGACCGTGTAGTGGTGCCCTTTCCGATTTCCTGCGGACAATGCTTTTTCTGTAAACATGAAGCTTCGCCGGCCTGTGAGAATTCTAACTTCAAACATTATGGTCCCAACGGCGATATGCTGGATCAAAAGGGTGGCGCATTATTTGGATATACAGATTTGTACGGTGGATATTCCGGCGGACAGGCACAGTACGTACGCGTACCTTATGCTGACATCAGCCCCCGGATTGTTCCGGATAACATGACCGATGAGCAGGTATTATTTTTAACAGATATTTTTCCAACAGGTTGGTCGGCAATTGACTGGGCGCAATTAAAAGGTGGTGAGGTAGTTGCGATTTTCGGATCCGGTCCGGTAGGGTTAATGGCTCAGAAAGCTGCCTGGATTAATGGTGCAAGTCGCGTAATTGCTATTGATCCGCTTAATTACCGTTTGGATAAAGCCAAAAGGGTTAACAAAGTTGATACACTTAATCCTAAGGAAGTAGATGTCGTTCAGGCTATACGTGATATGACCGGTGGCAGGGGAGCAGATGTATGCGTGGATGCAGTCGGTTTTGAGCCGGAAAGATCATTTCTTGATAAAGCAAAAGCAGCCATTAACTTTGAAGTAGGTTCACCAAAAGTACTCGAAATGTGTTTCGAAGCTGTACGCCGAATGGGGACTGTTTCTATTGTGGGTGTTTATGGATCTACTTATGACAATTTTCCAATGCACCGGATTTTTGACAAAGGTATAACGATCAAACAGGGACAGGCGCCGGTTCTGAATTATATCGATCATTTAATTGATCTTGTCAAAGAAGAAAAAGTAGTATTGGACGATATTATTACCCATACTTTATCTTTGGAAGATGCTGCGCATGGATACAAGATTTTCCAGGAAAAAGAAGAAGATTGTGTCAAAGTTGTTTTAAAGCCATAA
- a CDS encoding alpha/beta hydrolase, with product MKKNIVFIHGMFQNPKSWEKWIAYFSERGYNCTAPAWPDHAGEPSQLRSNPPSGLGDLMLDDVIAAMETAVIAAGGNNPDVNEKPIIAGHSVGGLLTQIFVSRNLASLGVPVSSVAPNMMMTLDWPFFKNVSAIANPFKGDEPFFQTPESFHESFCNTLDEASAKVAFEQFATHDSRNVLRGCLGPSGHIDLDMPHVPLLFVSGKEDQIVPTELVEKNSKAYTDDVSGLTSYKEFEGRSHYICGEPGWEEVASYVYNWVETHQEHVVL from the coding sequence ATGAAAAAGAACATAGTTTTTATACACGGAATGTTCCAGAATCCCAAAAGCTGGGAAAAATGGATTGCTTATTTTTCAGAACGCGGATATAACTGCACGGCCCCGGCCTGGCCCGATCATGCAGGAGAACCTTCGCAACTGCGCAGTAATCCTCCATCGGGTTTAGGTGATTTGATGCTGGATGATGTGATTGCGGCAATGGAAACTGCTGTAATTGCAGCGGGTGGAAATAATCCTGATGTTAATGAAAAACCTATAATAGCAGGACATTCGGTAGGAGGGCTTTTAACACAAATTTTTGTGAGCCGCAATCTTGCAAGTCTTGGCGTGCCAGTTAGTTCTGTTGCTCCAAATATGATGATGACACTTGACTGGCCATTTTTCAAAAACGTATCTGCGATAGCTAATCCTTTCAAAGGCGATGAACCGTTTTTTCAAACTCCCGAAAGTTTCCACGAAAGTTTTTGTAATACGCTGGATGAAGCATCGGCCAAAGTGGCTTTTGAGCAATTTGCAACGCATGATAGCCGCAATGTTTTGAGAGGGTGCCTTGGACCATCCGGCCATATTGATCTCGATATGCCGCATGTACCTTTGCTTTTTGTCAGTGGAAAAGAAGATCAGATTGTACCAACCGAGCTGGTAGAAAAAAATAGTAAGGCATATACAGATGATGTCAGCGGACTAACTTCTTACAAGGAATTTGAGGGCCGTTCTCATTATATCTGCGGTGAACCGGGTTGGGAAGAAGTTGCTTCCTACGTATACAACTGGGTTGAAACGCATCAGGAACACGTTGTTCTATAA
- a CDS encoding GH92 family glycosyl hydrolase, whose amino-acid sequence MRLLQKIYFVLLAAMFASCASSHDNFLKYVDPNIGTAHSRWFFYTPAAVPYGMAKLAPSTNGHYGNPSGWEAVGYDTRQNSIEGFVNFHEWQIGGVSFMPTNGIVKVKPGDLEGPKTGYRSGFDRKNQVAHPGYYKVLLDDYQITAELTATKRVGFHRYTFPKNDHSHIILDIGNKQGESSDVTAAEVKMVDDTHFEGYVSTYPKYVGLYDPEGKVSMYFYGEVSRKPKNISAFTADHVFENKSFSEGKGAGLVLNFTTAEKDQIEIKVGLSYTSTVNARENLLAEARDLTFDKAKEKAQKIWKQELGKIALTDSNQNNKTKFYTGLFHALLGRGIASDVNGSYPMHGGIQGKLPVSKDGQTPEFMNTDAIWGAFWNITQLWSLSYPQWYGNYVNTELQIYKDKGWFGDGIANSEYVSGVGTNFVGLAIVGAYNAGIRNYDTELAYQAVKANEMNWINRKPGSGKMDTKAFMKYGFVPFLNEDKTDSTGSHFSASHTLEYSFSAYAAAQMAKSLNKKQDYEALIKYANGWKKIFNPQNKLMHPKKADGSYIDKLDPYEPWRGFQEGNAVQYTFYVPHNPAGLIQVMGKDIFNNKLDSIFTSSEKSGFGGGKQIDAFAGIKSIYNHGNQPCLHISWLFNFSGKPWLTQKWTRLICDQFYGTEPIHGYGYGQDEDQGQLGSWYVLASLGLFDVKGFTDARPIIELGSPHFTKALIKLGNSKNLTIKTVNNSEENMFIQSASFNGKKLENCWLYRDELMKGGNLEFTMGKEPNQSWGVATPPPSE is encoded by the coding sequence ATGAGATTGTTACAGAAAATCTACTTTGTACTTTTGGCTGCAATGTTTGCATCCTGCGCTTCATCGCATGATAATTTCCTGAAATATGTCGACCCGAACATCGGAACGGCACATAGCCGCTGGTTTTTTTACACGCCGGCCGCAGTGCCTTATGGAATGGCAAAACTGGCTCCGTCGACAAACGGGCATTATGGAAATCCTTCCGGCTGGGAGGCTGTGGGGTATGATACCCGGCAGAATTCAATCGAAGGTTTTGTGAATTTTCATGAGTGGCAGATAGGAGGGGTAAGTTTTATGCCCACCAACGGAATTGTAAAAGTGAAACCCGGTGATCTGGAAGGACCAAAAACGGGATATCGCTCCGGATTTGACAGAAAAAATCAGGTGGCCCATCCTGGGTATTACAAAGTGCTGCTTGATGATTATCAGATCACTGCTGAACTTACTGCCACCAAAAGAGTAGGTTTTCACCGCTATACTTTCCCTAAAAATGACCATTCACATATCATTCTGGACATTGGGAATAAACAAGGTGAAAGTAGTGATGTGACTGCTGCCGAAGTTAAAATGGTGGATGATACCCATTTTGAGGGTTATGTCAGTACTTATCCCAAATACGTTGGACTTTATGATCCCGAAGGGAAGGTCTCCATGTATTTTTATGGTGAAGTAAGTCGCAAACCCAAAAATATTTCGGCTTTTACCGCTGATCATGTCTTTGAAAATAAATCTTTTTCAGAAGGTAAAGGTGCTGGTCTTGTGTTAAATTTTACAACAGCAGAAAAGGACCAGATCGAAATCAAAGTTGGACTTTCCTATACCTCAACAGTTAATGCAAGGGAAAATCTGTTGGCAGAAGCCAGAGATCTGACCTTCGATAAGGCCAAAGAAAAAGCACAAAAAATCTGGAAGCAGGAGCTTGGGAAAATAGCACTGACGGACTCGAATCAGAATAATAAAACAAAATTTTATACCGGTTTGTTTCATGCTTTGCTGGGCCGGGGAATTGCCAGCGATGTGAACGGGTCTTATCCTATGCACGGCGGAATTCAAGGGAAATTACCTGTTAGCAAGGATGGCCAGACACCAGAATTCATGAACACCGACGCTATCTGGGGCGCTTTCTGGAACATTACCCAGCTTTGGTCTTTGTCTTATCCGCAGTGGTATGGCAATTACGTCAATACCGAGCTTCAAATTTATAAAGACAAAGGCTGGTTTGGCGACGGTATCGCCAACAGCGAATATGTTTCAGGCGTAGGAACAAATTTTGTTGGTCTGGCTATTGTCGGCGCCTACAATGCCGGCATCAGAAATTATGATACAGAGCTGGCTTACCAGGCTGTAAAAGCCAATGAAATGAATTGGATCAACAGAAAACCGGGTTCCGGGAAAATGGATACAAAAGCTTTCATGAAGTATGGTTTTGTTCCTTTTCTGAATGAAGATAAAACTGATTCTACCGGCTCACATTTTTCTGCTTCGCACACGCTTGAATATAGTTTTAGCGCGTATGCGGCGGCGCAGATGGCAAAATCTTTAAATAAAAAGCAGGATTATGAAGCGTTGATAAAATATGCCAATGGCTGGAAAAAAATTTTCAACCCGCAAAACAAGCTGATGCATCCCAAAAAGGCAGACGGATCTTATATTGATAAACTCGATCCTTATGAGCCCTGGCGAGGTTTTCAGGAGGGAAATGCGGTGCAATACACGTTTTACGTTCCTCACAATCCGGCAGGATTGATTCAGGTAATGGGTAAAGATATCTTCAATAATAAACTTGACAGCATTTTTACGTCCTCGGAGAAATCAGGTTTTGGCGGTGGAAAACAGATCGATGCTTTTGCCGGAATAAAATCTATTTATAACCATGGTAATCAACCGTGCCTGCATATCAGCTGGCTGTTTAATTTTTCGGGCAAACCATGGCTTACACAAAAATGGACAAGACTTATTTGTGATCAGTTCTATGGTACTGAACCGATTCACGGTTATGGCTATGGCCAGGATGAAGATCAGGGGCAGCTCGGTTCCTGGTATGTACTTGCATCGCTGGGTTTGTTTGATGTAAAAGGATTTACGGATGCCCGTCCGATCATTGAGCTTGGCAGTCCGCATTTTACAAAAGCCTTGATTAAGCTGGGTAATTCAAAAAATCTTACGATTAAAACCGTCAACAATTCAGAGGAGAATATGTTTATTCAATCCGCAAGCTTCAACGGTAAAAAACTGGAAAACTGCTGGTTATATCGCGATGAACTTATGAAAGGCGGTAACCTGGAATTCACGATGGGAAAAGAGCCAAATCAATCGTGGGGAGTTGCTACACCACCTCCATCGGAATAA
- a CDS encoding MYG1 family protein translates to MSFSTVITHDTAFHADEVIAVALLRQAGYQFELIRTRDPKVLAEAVADSNILVLDVGGVYDPEMLNFDHHQNRELLSAAGLVYEHFKNEICPVDAQAFFGRFISSIDVMDTNRDNIFELWSTLPKGFKNTSGILGGFNRDMTDAAVQFRQFLKAVEVAQDIIANEIYSSVKKAKSESDYQFRTILDNNVAVFDQFSTVWKDKKEHTFAILPHANGWQIQTIDTNVAVVPETVTALDGFVFRHISGFMAVIKDKDVLIDFAKKLDRI, encoded by the coding sequence ATGTCTTTTTCAACTGTCATTACCCATGACACAGCCTTTCACGCAGACGAGGTCATTGCTGTTGCCCTTCTGCGCCAGGCAGGTTATCAATTCGAATTAATCCGAACCCGTGATCCCAAAGTGCTTGCAGAGGCAGTCGCCGATAGCAATATTCTGGTTTTGGATGTTGGCGGGGTTTATGATCCTGAGATGCTCAATTTTGACCATCATCAAAACAGAGAACTTTTATCAGCTGCCGGTCTGGTTTATGAGCATTTTAAAAATGAAATCTGTCCTGTTGACGCCCAGGCCTTTTTCGGACGGTTTATTTCGTCGATTGATGTAATGGACACAAATCGTGATAATATTTTTGAACTTTGGTCAACACTTCCCAAAGGATTTAAAAATACTTCCGGGATTTTGGGTGGTTTTAACCGCGATATGACAGATGCTGCCGTGCAATTCAGGCAATTTTTAAAGGCGGTAGAAGTAGCTCAGGACATCATAGCCAATGAGATTTATTCGTCGGTTAAAAAGGCAAAATCAGAATCAGATTATCAATTCCGGACTATTTTAGATAACAACGTAGCAGTATTTGATCAGTTTTCTACGGTTTGGAAAGATAAAAAAGAGCATACTTTTGCTATCTTACCGCATGCCAATGGCTGGCAGATCCAAACCATTGATACCAATGTAGCCGTTGTCCCGGAAACTGTAACTGCTCTTGATGGATTTGTATTCAGACATATTTCAGGTTTTATGGCGGTCATAAAGGATAAGGACGTGTTAATAGATTTTGCTAAAAAGCTGGATCGCATTTGA
- a CDS encoding HU family DNA-binding protein, giving the protein MQKTLPLSFVLPHNTDRMTKAETISKISERTGIEKDTVEKVVESFFVTIKDSLSEGENVYFRGFGSFTIKHRAQKTARNIALNSTIIVDAHVIPYFKPSPEFVSQIKEGVTLEQ; this is encoded by the coding sequence ATGCAGAAAACCTTACCTTTGAGCTTTGTTTTACCCCACAATACAGACCGCATGACAAAAGCAGAAACCATTTCCAAAATATCAGAACGGACAGGGATCGAAAAGGACACCGTTGAAAAAGTAGTTGAATCATTTTTTGTAACAATCAAAGATTCGCTGAGTGAAGGAGAAAATGTCTATTTCCGTGGCTTTGGAAGTTTTACCATCAAACACAGGGCCCAGAAAACTGCCAGAAATATCGCGCTTAACTCCACCATTATCGTTGACGCGCACGTGATTCCATACTTCAAGCCATCTCCTGAATTTGTCAGTCAGATTAAAGAAGGAGTGACGCTTGAACAATAA
- a CDS encoding Na+/H+ antiporter codes for MTGNLHNIIFLCLGLIVCVSLLTVMARKLKIAYPIFLVLAGLFISLIPGVPAIHLEPELIFIVILPPVLFDAAHEMSLKALWKWRRIISVMALGYVLFTATAVAFVSVWLIPGFTLSQGFLLGAIISPPDASAVMAVLRYSRLPKGTMAILEGESLLNDATSLTLFRFALAAITTQHFVWHEAVTGFGLVVVSGVAIGLAFGGLSYAIYKWLPTDANVDIAISVALPYLMYLSAEAVNSSGVLAVVSGGLLVAYQTHFVFSHKSRLKSASLWSSIVFILNAVVFFLIGLQLPEIIKDLGRSGLVTATGYALIITLVVIIVRLISGLFSSVFTTYISRYITVAAKRPGWRLPLLSSWAGMRGVVSLASASAIPLLLPDGQGFPHRNLILFITFMVILVTLIGQGLSLPWMIRKLDPKPLEDLKSDHHQLLEIELELYGVAEKELNLKHKADVDKNVLLQYRGEYLSHKRELLKDANSDDGARQKAMERLDHFSEIMGRVIARERHELHAFRRKAEYDDDIIAFIEHRLDLEEEQLQRDMDMEN; via the coding sequence ATGACAGGAAATCTTCATAATATAATTTTTCTTTGCCTTGGGTTGATCGTTTGTGTGTCGTTGCTAACGGTGATGGCGCGGAAACTTAAAATTGCCTATCCCATCTTTCTTGTTCTGGCCGGATTATTTATCAGCCTGATACCCGGTGTGCCTGCCATCCATTTAGAGCCGGAATTAATTTTCATTGTCATTTTGCCCCCTGTTCTGTTTGATGCAGCGCATGAAATGTCGTTAAAAGCGCTCTGGAAATGGAGACGAATCATTTCAGTCATGGCTTTGGGTTATGTGCTGTTCACCGCCACTGCGGTTGCTTTTGTGAGTGTATGGCTCATTCCGGGTTTTACACTGAGCCAGGGCTTTTTGCTGGGGGCAATAATTTCGCCACCGGATGCATCTGCGGTCATGGCTGTTTTAAGATACAGCAGACTGCCCAAAGGTACTATGGCAATTCTGGAAGGAGAGAGCCTTCTGAATGATGCTACCAGTCTTACCTTATTCCGTTTTGCTCTCGCTGCCATCACCACGCAGCATTTTGTATGGCACGAAGCAGTTACTGGTTTTGGATTGGTGGTAGTCTCGGGCGTGGCTATCGGGCTAGCTTTTGGAGGATTGTCGTATGCAATCTATAAATGGCTCCCAACGGATGCGAATGTCGATATCGCGATTTCGGTCGCGCTGCCGTATCTGATGTATCTGAGTGCAGAAGCTGTTAATTCTTCGGGAGTACTGGCGGTTGTGAGTGGAGGCTTGCTGGTAGCCTACCAGACTCACTTTGTGTTTTCGCACAAAAGCAGGCTCAAATCTGCTTCGCTCTGGTCATCTATTGTGTTTATTCTCAATGCCGTAGTCTTTTTTCTGATCGGATTACAATTACCGGAAATTATCAAAGACTTGGGGCGGTCCGGTCTGGTTACAGCAACGGGTTATGCATTAATTATTACGCTGGTCGTGATCATTGTCCGTTTGATATCGGGTCTTTTCAGTTCAGTTTTTACTACCTACATCAGCCGGTATATTACTGTCGCTGCAAAACGGCCAGGCTGGCGTCTGCCGCTTTTAAGCAGCTGGGCAGGTATGCGCGGCGTTGTTTCTTTGGCTTCTGCCTCGGCAATTCCATTATTGCTGCCTGATGGCCAAGGCTTTCCTCATCGCAACCTGATTTTATTTATCACCTTTATGGTTATTCTAGTAACATTGATAGGGCAGGGATTAAGTCTTCCCTGGATGATCAGAAAACTGGATCCCAAACCGCTGGAAGATTTAAAATCAGATCATCATCAGCTGCTTGAAATTGAATTGGAGCTGTACGGAGTTGCTGAGAAAGAACTTAATCTTAAACACAAGGCCGATGTTGACAAAAATGTGCTTTTGCAATACCGCGGTGAATATCTCAGCCATAAGCGGGAATTATTAAAAGATGCTAACAGTGATGACGGCGCAAGACAAAAAGCCATGGAACGACTGGATCATTTCAGTGAAATTATGGGCAGGGTCATTGCAAGGGAACGTCACGAGTTGCATGCATTCAGAAGAAAGGCTGAATATGACGATGATATCATTGCGTTCATCGAACATCGTCTAGATTTGGAAGAGGAGCAGCTCCAAAGGGATATGGATATGGAAAATTAA
- a CDS encoding LytR/AlgR family response regulator transcription factor, with the protein MSTILQCFIIDDEPGAREVIRKFVARVPFLEVVGEFGNAVDALFQMQRLKPDLIFLDVEMPEMNGFEFIRSLKGNMRPKILMFSAYSDYALEGFEHEVTDYLLKPVSFERFIRAINRVTELLALKTDNTEIRQPDLSANMPLKLPSPTKREQNGSDFLLIKEDKKLVRVIPEEILLIEAMKDYIKIFLPGKTIVTLNTMTKMETMLPENRFIRVNRSNIIRINAIEEIDGNQITTIDGKKVDIGVTYREVVLEALKKAAENK; encoded by the coding sequence ATGAGTACGATTTTACAATGTTTTATCATAGATGACGAGCCTGGTGCTCGCGAAGTCATCAGAAAATTTGTTGCACGTGTGCCCTTTTTAGAAGTAGTCGGTGAATTTGGAAATGCGGTGGATGCCCTTTTCCAGATGCAGCGGCTTAAACCTGATTTGATATTCCTTGATGTGGAAATGCCGGAAATGAACGGTTTTGAATTCATCCGCTCATTGAAAGGAAATATGCGCCCAAAAATATTAATGTTTTCAGCATACTCCGATTACGCATTGGAAGGTTTTGAACACGAAGTGACTGACTATCTGCTCAAACCGGTATCTTTTGAAAGATTTATACGAGCCATTAACCGGGTTACGGAGTTATTGGCACTCAAAACGGACAATACAGAAATACGACAACCGGATCTTTCTGCAAACATGCCTTTGAAGCTGCCGTCACCAACCAAAAGAGAACAAAATGGCAGTGATTTTCTGTTGATTAAGGAAGATAAAAAGCTTGTCAGGGTTATTCCGGAAGAAATTCTTCTTATTGAGGCGATGAAAGATTACATCAAAATCTTTCTCCCCGGCAAAACGATCGTCACCCTGAATACCATGACTAAAATGGAAACCATGCTTCCGGAAAACCGTTTTATACGGGTTAACCGTTCTAATATTATAAGGATCAACGCCATTGAAGAAATAGATGGAAATCAGATTACAACCATAGATGGCAAAAAAGTAGACATTGGTGTCACTTACAGAGAAGTTGTGCTTGAAGCTTTAAAAAAAGCAGCTGAAAATAAATAA
- a CDS encoding sensor histidine kinase produces the protein MKNKISLQAIFDNKKAGIIIFHLCLCILTWIISKYFSVGPFTRDNLFITNILCTIFFFQTLFIYYCFSLFIFPRYLYKKKVIPFILSFLVIFLLVYWCNYFSIRQLLPYSNGYASGKYQDVWIQKVYGLFLIQAGWFGCFTMPKVASWNFWYSFEVPTIYLSIKYFRDTIEFQRNNMMLKNNNLALERDNLALELGFLKSQINPHFLFNTLNSIYNRTLDVDDQASDLVLKLSGLMRYSLYGVNEDRVPLIEEIEYIENYLDLEKYRHSSDLVKISMDTEGITERHKIAPLLLISLVENAFKHGVNLSIKSSYVHISVLVENDTLYFTVQNSLPENSKTPIVITPSKKSGGIGLSNTRKRLSMLYPDVHELTFQKTELEYEVTLQIFLNAD, from the coding sequence ATGAAAAATAAAATCAGTTTGCAGGCTATATTCGATAATAAAAAAGCCGGGATCATTATTTTTCATCTTTGTTTATGCATTCTTACCTGGATTATCAGTAAATATTTTTCGGTAGGGCCATTCACAAGAGATAATTTATTCATTACGAATATCTTATGCACAATTTTCTTCTTTCAAACCTTATTTATTTACTACTGTTTCAGCCTTTTTATTTTCCCCAGATATCTTTACAAGAAGAAGGTCATTCCATTCATACTGAGCTTTTTAGTTATTTTTCTTCTGGTTTACTGGTGTAATTATTTTTCAATCCGTCAGCTTCTTCCATATAGTAATGGCTATGCATCTGGCAAATATCAGGATGTATGGATACAGAAGGTTTACGGCTTGTTTTTAATACAAGCCGGATGGTTTGGTTGTTTTACAATGCCGAAAGTGGCTTCCTGGAATTTCTGGTACAGCTTTGAGGTCCCTACTATTTACCTGAGTATCAAATATTTCAGGGATACGATTGAGTTTCAAAGAAATAATATGATGCTCAAAAACAATAACCTGGCTTTGGAAAGAGATAATCTGGCATTAGAACTTGGCTTTTTAAAATCTCAAATTAATCCGCACTTTTTGTTTAATACCCTCAACAGTATTTATAACCGGACTTTGGATGTGGATGATCAGGCTTCGGACCTGGTTCTTAAACTGTCCGGTTTAATGCGTTATAGTTTGTATGGCGTCAATGAAGACAGAGTACCTTTAATTGAAGAAATTGAATACATCGAAAATTACCTGGATCTTGAAAAATACCGTCATTCTTCCGATCTTGTTAAAATTTCGATGGATACTGAGGGCATTACCGAAAGACACAAAATTGCTCCCCTGCTTTTGATTTCTCTTGTTGAAAATGCATTTAAGCATGGAGTCAATTTAAGTATCAAATCATCTTACGTCCACATTTCAGTACTTGTGGAAAACGACACGCTGTACTTTACTGTACAAAACAGTCTTCCTGAAAACAGTAAGACACCTATTGTGATTACCCCTTCTAAAAAATCCGGCGGTATAGGTCTTTCCAATACCCGTAAACGCCTCAGCATGCTGTACCCTGACGTACATGAGCTCACTTTTCAAAAAACTGAACTGGAATACGAGGTAACCCTTCAAATATTTCTTAATGCAGACTGA